Proteins encoded by one window of Manis pentadactyla isolate mManPen7 chromosome X, mManPen7.hap1, whole genome shotgun sequence:
- the LOC130681921 gene encoding zinc finger protein ZFP2-like: MAEAGPQNDANQHVVTFEDVCVYFSPEEWELLDVAQKRLYYAVMRETFELVASQGLAVSRYHLIPRAEPPRVHQAPGMVDIAPTVAEIIQESPRPGGCRKVEDKDASSEQGVSVRVSQVRTLKAGSSFQKSHPCDPLSKDIFHLTGQQGTCPEQQPYPRKSRGRTFWVTENLVQSRRQQNGETLYRTEKGQASSVKSGQSHMSKKACTRQEDAEDLASSGLVPHRAAHNGKKPRRSTECDEAFHTAQGDYKCSQCGEAFSDKDECVQHQKVHTEEKSCKCSECGELFSHSSDFLLHEKTHSKPTPSESNNHGECFSFDSSPRIQQASHMGLRPNECAEYGRSFSTKYSLVQHQTSHTGAKPYECSECGKAFGRRSTLTRHQEIHSGERPFVCSSCGRAFLRNSALTQHKKTHTGEKPYRCDECGKTFSHSSSVKEHKRTHSGIRPYECSECGKTFRHSSSMKEHRRTHSGIRPYECSECGKTFNRSSSMKEHRRTHSGTRPYECSDCGKTFSCSSSMRVHKRIHSGVRPYECSECGKAFSCSSSMKVHKRTHSGVRPYECSECGKAFICSSSLKVHKRTHSGTRPYECSDCGKTFSQSSSLKVHKRTHRGVRPYECSECGKTFSRSFSMKIHKRIHRGIRPYECSECGKTFNRSCSMKVHKRIHSGIRPYECNECGNTYITKSNLTKHKEVHSTARPMGNVNEGNTLVATPASVDTRDITPEQDRTCLGNVGERTEDAPIFLDL; the protein is encoded by the coding sequence ATGGCAGAGGCAGGACCTCAGAATGACGCCAACCAGCACGTTGTGACTTTTGAAGATGTGTGCGTATACTTCTCCCCAGAGGAATGGGAGCTACTTGATGTTGCTCAGAAACGCCTGTACTATGCTGTGATGCGGGAGACCTTTGAACTGGTGGCCTCACAGGGACTTGCAGTTTCCAGATACCACCTAATTCCCAGGGCTGAGCCACCGAGAGTCCACCAAGCTCCTGGCATGGTAGACATAGCTCCAACCGTGGCAGAGATAATCCAGGAGAGCCCTCGCCCTGGTGGTTGTCGTAAAGTGGAGGATAAAGATGCATCTTCTGAGCaaggtgtttctgtgagagtgtcaCAGGTGAGAACTCTCAAGGCGGGTTCTTCCTTCCAAAAGAGCCACCCATGTGACCCACTCTCGAAGGACATCTTCCATCTGACCGGGCAGCAGGGAACATGCCCTGAGCAGCAACCATACCCACGTAAGTCACGTGGGAGAACCTTCTGGGTCACTGAAAACCTTGTCCAGAGCCGGAGGCAGCAGAACGGAGAGACATTATATCGAACGGAAAAGGGCCAGGCCTCCTCCGTGAAGAGCGGCCAAAGCCACATGTCAAAGAAGGCCTGCACTCGCCAGGAGGATGCGGAGGACTTGGCCAGCTCTGGACTTGTCCCGCACCGCGCCGCTCACAATGGTAAGAAGCCACGCAGGAGCACTGAGTGTGATGAGGCCTTTCACACTGCACAAGGGGATTACAAGTGCAGTCAGTGTGGGGAAGCTTTCAGCGACAAGGACGAATGTGTTCAGCACCAGAAAGTACACACAGAAGAAAAGTCTTGTAAGTGCAGTGAATGTGGGGAATTATTTAGCCACAGCTCCGACTTTTTGTTACATGAGAAAACCCACAGCAAACCAACACCTTCTGAGTCCAATAACCATGGGGAATGTTTTAGCTTTGACTCCAGCCCCAGAATACAGCAGGCCTCTCACATGGGATTAAGGCCTAATGAGTGTGCTGAATATGGGAGATCTTTTAGCACAAAATACAGCCTTGTTCAGCACCAGACAAGTCATACCGGAGCCAAACCTTAtgagtgcagtgaatgtgggaaagcTTTTGGCCGCAGGAGTACACTGACTCGGCACCAGGAAATTCACAGTGGAGAAAGGCCTTTCGTGTGCAGCAGCTGTGGGAGGGCCTTTCTCCGTAATAGTGCTCTTACTCAGCACAAGAAAACCCACACTGGAGAAAAGCCTTATCGGTGTGATGAATGCGGGAAAACCTTTAGCCACAGTTCCTCTGTGAAAGAACACAAGAGAACTCACAGTGGAATAAGGCCTTATGAGTGTAGTGAATGCGGGAAAACCTTTCGCCACAGTTCCTCCATGAAGGAACACAGGAGAACTCACAGTGGAATAAGGCCTTATGAGTGTAGTGAATGCGGGAAAACCTTTAACCGCAGTTCCTCCATGAAAGAACACAGGAGAACTCACAGTGGAACAAGGCCTTATGAGTGTAGTGATTGCGGGAAAACCTTTAGCTGCAGTTCCTCCATGAGAGTACATAAGAGAATTCACAGTGGAGTAAGGCCTTATGAGTGTAGTGAATGCGGGAAAGCCTTTAGCTGCAGTTCCTCCATGAAAGTACATAAGAGAACTCACAGTGGAGTAAGGCCTTATGAGTGTAGTGAATGCGGGAAAGCCTTTATCTGCAGTTCCTCCCTGAAAGTACACAAGAGAACTCACAGTGGAACAAGGCCTTATGAGTGTAGTGATTGCGGGAAAACCTTTAGCCAGAGTTCCTCCCTGAAAGTACATAAGAGAACTCACAGGGGAGTAAGGCCTTATGAGTGTAGTGAATGCGGGAAAACCTTTAGCCGCAGTTTCTCCATGAAAATACATAAGAGAATTCACCGTGGAATAAGGCCTTATGAGTGTAGTGAATGCGGGAAAACCTTTAACCGCAGTTGCTCCATGAAAGTGCACAAGAGAATTCACAGTGGAATAAGGCCTTATGAGTGTAATGAATGTGGGAACACCTACATCACTAAGAGCAACCTTACTAAACACAAGGAAGTTCACAGCACAGCAAGGCCTATGGGTAATGTGAATGAGGGAAACACTTTGGTGGCAACTCCAGCTTCAGTGGACACCAGAGACATAACACCGGAGCAAGACCGTACGTGTTTAGGAAATGTGGGAGAGCGTACAGAAGATGCTCCCATCTTCCTTGACCTGTGA